Below is a genomic region from Flavobacterium ginsengisoli.
CTGTTCCTTGACTATCACCAGCAGCACCCCATTGATCACCAGTTCCATTTTTTTCATCAAACTCAATTTCAAAAATAGATTCTCTACCATGTTCAGTTTCTTCCATAAAATTGTTGTAAAAACTCCCTTTATCTTCAAGACTATAACTTGTAACATTATTAAGCGCGACTAAAGCTTCATTGTATTTTTTCTGATATAACAATACTTTACCCAATTGAGCATAAGCGGCTTCTTTATTGGCTCTTCCTGCCGCTTCTGATGTTTTTGGCAAAAGGTTTTGTGACGCAAATACAAGATCTTCCTCAATCAGAGCATATACCTCTGCTTTAGGGCTTCTTGCGTTTCCGATAATAGTACCAGTTTTATAAATTGGCAAATCGCCAAAACGTTTCACTAAAAGGAAATAATAGTATGCTCTTAAAAAATGAGCTTCACCTAGATATTTGTTCTTTTTTTCCTGAGATAAAACAGCATTTGGAAGGGCATTAATTTTAGCTTCATTGTCTAACACGAAATTTGCTCTTGAAATTCCGATATAACAAGATTCCCAGTAATATTGAATAATATCGTTTCCTGCATTAAAAGAAAAATCCTGAAAAGGTTTCTTATTACCTTCTAATTGAGGATTTCCTAAAGCATCATGTCCCATAAGATCCATGGCAAAGAAAAGATTTCTTCCATAAAGTCCTCTTGTCTGAAGATTTGCATATGAAGCATTTACCGCAGACTGCACCTGTGCTTCTGTTTTAAAGAAAGTTTCAGGCGATAAAGTATTGGGATTACTCAATTCTAATTCGCTACTGTCACATGAAGTCATTGTTAAAGCTCCAGACAGTACTATAAGTATATATTTAATTTTTTTCATCGTCTTTAAGTATTAAAATGTAACATCAATTCCAAAAATTACTGATTTCGGCTGTGGATATCTTCCTAAATCAATACCTGCTGAATTTGCATTACCGTCTGCACGTGCAATTTCTGGATCTAAACCAGAGTAATTTGTAATTGTTATAAGATTTTGTCCGCTTATATAGAATCTTGCTTTAGAGAAATAGCTCTTAAAGGCATCTCCAGTTAATGTATAACCTAAAGCTATGTTTTTTAATCTTGTGAAAGAACCATCTTCAATATAGCGTTGGTTTGCAGAAGACCAGTTAATATCGGCTCCCTGAGCTCTTGGCAAGGTAGCAGAAGGGTTTGTTACAACACCGTTTTGAACAATTGCCCTGTCTAAAACATCAGTGCTTGCATTAAACAAACGATTCATTCCTTTTAAATCAAAAGTATTTGCATTATAAATATCGTTACCCGCAACTCCAGTTATAAAACAGTTAAAATCAAAGTTTTTATATGCTTGCGCTTAAATTTAATCCGTAAGTAAAATCAGGATATGGATTTCCGATGTTTATTTTATCCTCAGAATTGATGATTTTATTGCCATCACGGTCAACAATTTTAATATCTCCCGGTTTTATAGCAGTCTGGCCCGGTCCAAAAACAGCATCAACTTCTGCTTGGTTTTGGTAAATTCCATTAGTCTGATATCCATAAAAATAAAATAACGGCTGTCCTACTTCTAATCTAGAGAAATTTTCAAGACCCGCTCTTGGTGTAGGACCTCCTAATACGCTAGTTACGCCAGGCGCTAAGCTCGTTACCTCATTTTTACTTGTTCCTAAATTTGCCACTGCAGACCATGTAAAGTCTCCTTTTCTGTCATTGTAGCCAAGCGAAACTTCAAAACCGCTTACTTTTACGTCTGCGATATTTTGAATTTGAGTTCCACCACCTGCAGATCCAACAGAAGCAGACAAGCGGAACTGCAAAAAGAATGTCACTACTTTTATTGTTAAAATATTCAAACGAACCTGTTAGTTTATCATC
It encodes:
- a CDS encoding RagB/SusD family nutrient uptake outer membrane protein; translation: MKKIKYILIVLSGALTMTSCDSSELELSNPNTLSPETFFKTEAQVQSAVNASYANLQTRGLYGRNLFFAMDLMGHDALGNPQLEGNKKPFQDFSFNAGNDIIQYYWESCYIGISRANFVLDNEAKINALPNAVLSQEKKNKYLGEAHFLRAYYYFLLVKRFGDLPIYKTGTIIGNARSPKAEVYALIEEDLVFASQNLLPKTSEAAGRANKEAAYAQLGKVLLYQKKYNEALVALNNVTSYSLEDKGSFYNNFMEETEHGRESIFEIEFDEKNGTGDQWGAAGDSQGTGFEESTLRGQEYGNLSWYNVYPSDDLLDSYEVGDNRFGDTFYVPGSSYLKGTKVMVASDFTTSAGIRRAGWKKYQNYYDREDEATRSSINFKVMRYADVLLMKAECENQRDGGSQTAAIAYIKEVRDRANLTTNITASKDAVFAAIVHERQVEFAGEQSRFDDIIRWGIASTVLQGTGFTAGKSELWPIPNRETSSNPKIKPSDNNPGY